A window of Kribbella sp. NBC_00382 genomic DNA:
TCGACGACGCATGGCGGCCGCACCAGGTCTGGCGGCACACCCTCGGCGCCTCCGAGGACGTGCTCGTGATGGAGGAGCCGGACGAGCGGTTCTGGGTCGGCGTCGACCTCACCCGCAATGAGCAGGCCATCATGATCTCCCTCGGCAGCAAGCTGACCAGCGAGGCGTGGCTTCTCGACGCTTCCGACCCGACCGGCGATCCGGTTGTGGTGGTGCCGCGCCGTGAGGGCGTCGAGTACGACGTCGAGCACGCGGGCGACCAGCTGCTGATCGTGCACAACGCCGACGCGTCCAACTTCTCGCTGGCCACCGCGCCCCTGGACTCTCCCGGCACCTGGACCACGCTGATCGAGGGCGACGAGTCGAGCCGGCTGCTCGGTGTCGACGCCTTCGCCGACCACGTCATCCTGTACCGCCGTCGCGACGCGCTGACCGAGCTGGCGATCATGCGGCGCGAGGGTGGGTCCTTCGGCGCACCCGAGGCCCTGACCTTCGACGAGCCGATCTACACGGTGTCGCCGGGGCGCAATGACGAGTGGCAGGACACGCGGTACCGGTTCGGCTACACGTCGCTGGTGACACCCGGTACGACGTACGACGTGGATGTGGCGACGGGTGAGCGGCGGACGCTGAAGCAGCAGCCTGTGCTCGGCGGGGTCGACCTGAGTGCCTATACGCAGTACCGGGAATGGGCGACCGCACCGGACGGCACCCGCGTGCCGGTCTCGATGGTGGCGCGCAAGGACGTGGCCAAGGACGGGAACGCGCCGATCGTGCTCTACGGCTACGGGTCGTACGAGAGCTCGATGGACCCGTGGTTCTCGATCCCGCGGCTGTCACTGCTGGACCGTGGTGTGGTGTTCGCGATCGCGCATGTCCGGGGTGGCGGTGAGCTCGGACGGCACTGGTACGACGACGGCAAGATGCTCACCAAGCGCAACACCTTCACCGACTTCATCGCGGCGGCCGAGCACCTCGTCAAGGAGGGCTGGACCAGGCCTGAGCGGATCGTCGCGCAGGGCGGATCGGCGGGCGGTCTGTTGATGGGCGCGGTCGCCAACCTGGCGCCGCAGGCCTTCGGCGGCATCGTGGCCGAGGTGCCGTTCGTGGACGCGCTGACCACGATCCTCGACCCGTCGCTGCCGCTGACCGTGATTGAGTGGGAGGAGTGGGGCAACCCGCTCGAGGACCCCGAGGTCTACAAGTACATGAAGTCGTACGCGCCGTACGAGAACGTGACGGCCCAGCAGTACCCGCGGATCCTCGCGATCACCAGCCTGAACGACACCCGCGTCTTCTTCGTCGAGCCGGCCAAGTGGGTGGCGAAGCTGCGCGCGACCGCCAGCGGCAAGGTCGATGTCCTGCTGAAGACCGAGATGGACGCCGGCCACGGCGGCCGTAGCGGCCGGTACGACGCCTGGCGCGAGGTCGCCTTCACCCTCGCCTGGGAACTCGACACCCTCGGCCTGGCCTGAGCCCTCGGGAAGACTGCCGGACCCTCCAGCGTTGTCAATCAGTGAGAGCAGACCAGATGCATGTGTCCTGTGACACATTCATCGGCCCCGAATGGCTGATTCAGCAGCCATTCGGGGCCGCTCAGTGAGAAACCTGAGAATTGTTCGCGGTGCCTTTTCGGGCCGGAAACCCCACGAATCAAGCCGAATGTGCGCGGACCGTGTGTGCGGCGCGCAGAACCGGGGCACTGAGCGTGCAGCAGGGGGCGGTTTCGGCCCCGCGAGGGTGCCGGGAAATCTCAGGGAACGTTCAGGCTGTTTACACACTCATCGTGGAATCTTGAACCTCACTCGAGCGTTGCTCTCCATGTAACGACGAAGGGAGTTTCGGTGGCTCGCATGGCTCGTGTCCGGTCCACGGACGACGGTATCGACGGTAAGGACAGCGTCGGTCTCTACCTGGAAGAGATCGCTCGCACTCCTTTGCTGACCGCGGAAGAAGAAGTCGAGCTCGCTGAAACGGTCGAGGCAGGTCTCCTCGCGGAGCAACTGCTGGCCGAGGGGCGGGTTGGACGCAAGAAGGGCGGAGCGCCCAAATTTGCGACGGAGGAAGAGCTCGAGTGGCTGGCCGAAGAGGGCCAGCGCGCACAGCAGCGGTTCGTGACCGCGAACCTCCGGTTGGTGGTCTCGATCGCCCGCCGCTACGGACGGTCCCAGATGCCGCTCCTGGACCTGGTCCAGGAAGGCAACACGGGCCTGATCCGCGCGGTGGAGAAGTTCGACTACCGCAAGGGATTCAAGTTCTCGACGTACGCGACCTGGTGGGTCCGGCAGGCGATCACCCGCGGTATCGCGCAGCAGGCCCGAGTGGTCCGGCTGCCGGTACACGTGGTGGAGCAGCTGAACCAGATCGGGTCGGCCCGGCGGACGCTGGAGCGCAAGCTCGGGCGTGAGCCGGAGATCGCCGAGATCGCCGAAGAGCTGGACCTGGACCCGGAGCGGGTGACCGACCTGATCCGGATCGGCCGGGACCACATCAGCCTGGACAACCCGATCGACGACGAGGGCGAGACCTCGCTGGGCGACCTGATCGCGGCCGAGACCGCGCCGGGCCCCGACCAGCTGGTCGCGGACGCGTCGGACCGGTCCGGCCTGTTCAGCCTGGTCGACCAGCTCGACCCCCGGTCGGCGGACGTGATCCGTCGGCGGTACGGGCTGCACGACGGCCGCCAGGCCAAGCTCGCCGACATCGGCGCGGTGCACGGCATCTCCGCCGAGCGCGTCCGCCAGATCGAACGCGAGGCCCTCGGGCGCCTGCGTCTCCTGGCAGACCCGACACTGGCCGCCTGACCCGCACCACCAACTCCCCCAAGGACCCCCGAGCCGCCACCGCGGCCCGGGGGTCCTTCACGTTCGGCCCGTGTTCCAGCCCGCGAGGTCACGCTGGTCTAGCGGGCGTTCCAGGTGTCGATCAGCGGGAGCAGGTCGGCGAGGTTCTGGATGGTGGCGTCGGGGACGCCTTCGGTGTGGCCGATCTGCTCGGTGGGGATCGCGCTGTGCGGGATGTGAGCGGCGCGCATGCCGACATTCTGCGCGCCCCAGACGTCGTCGAACAGCCTGTCGCCGACGTAGAGCGCCCGGGCCGGCTCCGCTACCTCAACGGCTTGGAGCGCGGCTTTGAACGCCTCTGGGTGCGGCTTGGAGTACGGGATCTCGCTGGTGTAGACGGCGCCGTCGAGCAGTTCGAGGACGCCGTCGCGGGCGAAGATGTCCTCGTGCCGCTGCCGCGACCAGATGGTGTTGGACAGCACGCCCAGCTTCAGGCCGCGATCGCGGAGTCCGCGCAAGGTGTCGATGGCGTCCGGCGCGAGCTCGGTGTGCGGGTGCCAGCGCCGGTCGTACTCGGCCAGGGCAACCGGGGTCATCGCCACGTCGGCCAGCAGGCAGACCTCTTCCAGCGTGCTGCTGAGGTGCTCGTCGCGGGATCGGCGCCAGATCGAGTTCTCGGCCTCGAGCAGCCGGGTGGCGAGGTCGTCGGCCCGTGCCTCGTCGATCAGGGCGGCCACCGACCGCCACACGTCGTACAGGTCGATGTCGTGCCAGGTGGCGAGGGTGCCGCCCCAGTCGAACAGGACGGCCTCGATCGGTTCAGTCTTCACGTTTGTCACGGCCGACACCTTGCCAGAGGGTGCCGACAGAACTCAGCTTGTTTTCTCGGCGCTGACCCGGGCGATGTTGTTCCGCTTGGCGAGCCAGAGGACGCCGGCCGCGTAGAAGGCGATGCACGGCAGGTCGAGAACGAAGACCGACCAGGGAGCGCCGCCCTGCTCGGACCAGTCGGACAGTTGGCCCAGCGCCGCGGGGATCATGAACGCGATCAGGTTGTTGACGGTATGCAGCGCGATGCCGGTCTCCAGTCCCCCGGTTCTGATCGTCAGCCAGCCGACGGTCATCGCGAACAGGAAGATGTCGGCCATCGCCCAGCCCGTGTAGCCGTGGCCGAAGACGAACGCGACGCTGCTCACGACGAGGGCCGGCCATGGGGAACGGAAGAGCCGCTTGAGGTTCCTGACGAAGGGCTTGCCGTCGGTGTTGTCCGGGCCGTAGGCACCGACCGCCTGGACCAGCCAGCCGCGGAAGACGAACTCCTCGGCCGCTGACTGGAACGGGACGAGGAACAGGATCACCAGGGCCGGTACTACGAACCGTCCCCAGCCGACCCAGGAGCCGTCGTCGGTCGTGTCGGGGCCGGTGTCGACGTTCGGGAAGAGGGCGTCGAAGGCGTTCCCCAGGATGATGTTGAGGACCAGGTAGCCGAGGCCGGGCAGGCAGCACAACGCCAGCCAGCGCCAGCGGATCTTCGTCAGCACCGAGGCGACGCTGAAGGCGGGCCGGCGCTGGATCCAGCGGGCGATCAGCAGGACGAGCGGGGTGAGGACGCCGAGCAGGACCAGGTTGATCGCGATGTCTTCGGTCGGGTTCTCGAAGAAGCTGTCCGCGCTGTCGCCGGCCGACGGGCTGGGCGAGATCAGATCCCAGACGCCGATGATGAGGATCGTCGTGAAGATCGCGAGCAACCCCAGCACGATCGTCCCGAGAACCGGCCGCCACCACCGGTGCAACGGAGTCCGCGCAAGCCGGTGAAACGGCGTACCGGCGGCAGCCGGCACGATCCGGGGCTCCTTAACCCCGAACTGGTACTGGCTATATGGCTGCGGCGGGTACTGCTGATACGCCCCCTGCCCGTACGGCGCGGGCGCACCGGGTTGCGGATAACCAGGCGCCGGCGCATACGGCGAAGCCCCCGGATACGGCGAACTACCCGGCGCAGGCCCGTACTGCGGCTGCTGGCCCGGGTACTGCGGGTAAGGCGGCTGCTGGCCGGGGTGCTGGGGTGCGCCCGGGTACTGCGGCGGCGGTGGCTGCTGCGGCGGTGCGCCGTAGGGCGGTGGTTGCTGCGGTGACCAGCCTGCTGGCGGCTGCCAGCCGCCTGGCTGCACCGGCGGCTGACCAGGAGCCTGCCAGGTCGTGGGGTTCTGATGTGGTTGGCCAGGAGCTTGCCAACCAGTTGTGTCCTGAGGCGGCCGCTCTGCCGGTGGCTGCGGAGTTGCAGCGGGGTCCTGGTCGGCATTTGCCGGTGGGGTGTCGGCAGAGGGGGTGTCCGCGGGGGGCGGGTCCTGGTGGGGATCCATGGGGAGACTCTATGAGATTGGGGGTAATGGAGGGGGCGGGCTGGCATGCTTCGGGGCATGGGTGTTGTGGGGGTGCGGGTTCGGGTGGGGTATGCGTTGGGGTCGGTGGCCACCGGGTCCTTCGGGACGGTACCGGGGTTGCTGCTGTTGCCTTATCTGACCGACACGTTGGGGATCGCGGCAGCGGCGGCCGGAGCGATCGTGTTGTTGCCCAAGGCGCTTGATGTGGTGCTCAATCCGGTGGCGGGGCGGATCTCGGACCGGCATCAGTCGCCGCAAGGACCGCGACGGCCGTTCCTGCTCAGGGGTGGGCTTTCGCTTGCTGCCTGCTTCGCGTTGCTGTTCGCAGTACCGGATCTGGATTCGAAGGTGTTCGACGCGGCGTGGGTGCTGCTCGCGTTCGTCGGGTGCGCGACGGCGTACGCGTTCTTCCAGGTGCCGTACATCGCGATGCCCGCCGAGATCACCGACGACTACACCGAACGCACCCGGATGATGAGCTGGCGCGTCGCCGTGCTGACCATCGCGATCCTGATCAGCGGCGGCAGCGCCCCCGCCATCCGCGACGCGATCGGCGGCCGCGACGGCTACCGCGTGATGGGCCTCACCGTCGCGCTTCTGCTCGCCATCGGCACCTTCGGCGCGTACTACGGAACGCGCGGCGCCCCGATCGGCACCACCCGCGAAACCACCGGCACCCTGCGCGAGCAACTCCGTGTTGTCGCGCAAGCCGCCGACTTCCGCTGGCTCCTCACCACCCTCGTCCTCCAGGCCCTGGCGATCGGCTCGATGCTCGCCGGCATCGACTACCTCGCCCGGTACGTCCTGCGCAACCCCGGCGCCGCCACCATCGGCTTCGTCTGCGTGGTCGGCCCGGCGCTGCTGGTCAGCCCGCTCTGGCTTGCCATAGGCAACAAATACGGCAAGAAGACCGGCTTCCTGCTCGCCTCCGCCGTGCTCGGCCTGGGAGCGATCGCCGTCATCCCCGCCCAGCATGTCCCGACCTGGTGCGTGTACCTCGCCACCGCGATCGTCGGAGTCGGCTTCACCGGAGTACAGGTGTTCCCGCTTGCCATGCTCCCCGATGTCACGGCAGTCGACGCGGCCCGCAGCGGCATCCGTCGGGCGGGCGTCTTCACCGGCATCTGGACGGCAGGCGAGACGCTCGGCCTCGCTCTCGGCCCAGGCCTGTACGCCTTGGTGCTGGCCGCCGGCGGCTACGTCTCGTCCACCAACCGCGACGCCGTCCAGCCCGGCTCGGCGCTGACGGCCATCGTGCTCGGAATGTCGGTGGTCCCTGCTTTGCTGATCGCCGTCAGCTTCTTCGCACTCAGGCGATACAAGCTGACCGCCGAAGAGGTTCTGGAGGCCCGATGACCGACGTACTGGCCCGGCTGCGCGCGTTGCAGCAAGGTGACCTGCCGACGCACGGCGGCAGCACGCTCGCGTATGTCTACGACTCGGGTCTGGCCGAGGCCGACGAGATCGGCCGCCAAGCACTCGCCTTGTACGGCGCGACGAACGGCCTCGACCCGACCGTCTTCCCCAGCCTTCGGACGTTGGAGAACGACCTGGTCGCTTGGGCGGCTCGCCTGTTGCAAGGCGACGAAGCAGTCGGCACGGTCACGTCGGGCGGCACCGAGTCGATCCTGCTCGCGGTGCAGACCGCGCGCGACGCGGCACCCGGGATCGCGCAACCGACCATGGTGTTGCCGTCCACCGCACATGCCGCGTTCCACAAGGCAGCGCACTACTTCGGGGTTCGCGCGATAACGGTCGACGTGGACGCGGCGACGTACAAGGCGGATCCGGACGCGATGGCTGCGGCTTGCGATGACACGACGGTGCTCGTGGTGGCTAGTGCGCCGTCGTACGCGCATGGTGTCGTCGATCCGATTCCCGAGATCGCTTCGGTGGCGAGTGCGCGCGGCATTCGGTTCCATGTGGATGCTTGCATCGGTGGCTGGGTGCTGCCTTATCTGCGGGCGGATGGCGTGGAGGTTGCGCCGTTCGACTTCGTAGTACCGGGGGTGACGAGTATTTCGGTGGATCTGCACAAGTACGCGTACACGCCGAAGGGTGCGTCGATCCTGTTGCATCGGACGCCTGGGCTGCGGCGTCCGCAGTACTTCGCGCACGCTGACTGGCCGGGCTACACGATGCTCAACTCGACGACCCAGTCGACCAAATCCGGCGCTCCGCTGGCCGCCGCGTGGGCCGTCGTCCAGCACATCGGCGACGACGGCTACCAACGCCTCGCTCGTACGTCGTACGACGCGACGCTCCGACTGGCCTCGGAAGCCGGCGCCATCGACGGGCTGACCGTGCTTGCTCAACCGGCGACGACCCTGGTTGCGTTGACGAGCGACGAGCGGGCTGACGTGTTCACGATCGCTGACGAGATGACCGCACGCGGTTGGTTCGTGCAGCCTCAGCTCAGCTTCCGCGACCAACCGGCGTCGCTGCATCTCTCGATGAGTGCGGCGACGGCGCCGCGGCTGGATGAACTGCTTGCCGCCCTCAAGCAGTCGGTCGACGCAGCCCGGCAGGCTGGTCCGGTGCAGGTCGCGCCCGAGTTGGCGGAGGCAGCTCGGGCGCTGGACCCAGCGCTACTCGACGATGCCGCCTTCGACGGGCTGCTGGAGATCGCCGGTCTGGGGACGGGCGAGACGCTGCCGGAGCGGATGGCACCGGTGAACGCGCTGCTCGACGTCGCTCCCCCACGCCTGCGCGAGGCACTCCTGATCGCCTTCCTCGACCGCCTGATGCGCCCTAGCTGACCGCTCCCCGGACCCGCCGATGCGACCCACTTGAGGGCTCTGCCCGAGCCTTGTTGCATGCTGGCTGGCGTCTGCCGAATCTTTGGAGGATGTGCTCGATGGTGACCGATCCGACGCCTGGGCCGACCGCGTCGACCCGTGCCCTGCCGCAGTCCGTGCTGACCCCGCTGACCGGATCGGCGATCTTCCTCGTGGTCAGGATCGAGGCCGGCGGCGAGGAGCAGGCCCGCGATCTGCTGGAACGCGTCACCGGACTCACCCGCGCGGTCGGCTTCCGCGTGCCGGCCGGCAACCTGTCCTGCGTCACCAGCATCGGGTCCGACGCGTGGGACCGGCTGTTCGGTGGCCCACGCCCGGCCAAGCTGCACCCGTTCATCGAGTTGGAGGGCGCCAAGCACAGGGCGGTCTCGACGCCTGGTGACCTGCTCTTCCACATCCGCGCCGCCCAGCTGGACATGTGCTTCGAGCTCGCCCAGCAGATCATGAAGGAGCTCGACGGCGCCGCGACGGTGGTCGACGAGGTGCACGGCTTCAAGTACTTCGAGATGCGCGACCTGCTCGGTTTCGTCGACGGCACCGAGAACCCCACCGGCACCGAGGCCGACGAGGCCGTCCTGGTCAGCGACGGAGACCCGGATTTCGCTGGCGGCAGTTACGTGATCGTGCAGAAGTACCTGCACGACATGAAGGCCTGGAACGCGCTCACGGTCGAGCAGCAAGAGCTGGTGATCGGCCGGACCAAGCTCGAGGACATCGAGCTGCACGACGACAAGAAGCCGACGAACTCGCACATCGCGCTCAACGTGATCGAGGACGAGGACGGCAACGAGCAGCAGATCCTGCGCGACAACATGCCGTTCGGCACGATCGGCAGCCAGGAGTTCGGCACCTACTTCATCGGCTACGCCAAGGACCCCGGCGTCACCGAGCTGATGCTGCGCCGGATGTTCCTCGGCGAGCCCGAGGGCAACTACGACCGCATCCTCGACTTCTCCACCGCGGTCACCGGCACGCTCTTCTTCACCCCGACGGCCGACTTCCTCGACGACCTGCCGCCCGCTCCCTGACGGCGGAGCCCCGCGTACCGGCGTACGCGGGGCTCGAATCGGTTATTCGCCGTAGGGCGGGAGGTCGTAGCCGGCCGGGGCGACCCAGTTGAACAGGATCGGCTCGTTGAAGGTCGCGGGGACCTTGCCGCGGTTCTGGATCACCGTCGAAGCCCCGTTCGCGTGGCCGATGGCGTACAGGTAGCCGGCGTCGCTGTCCTTGTCGATGGCAAGCAGCAGTGTGCCGTACTGCCCGCAGCGATGCGCCTGCAAGGACTCGAAGCCCTGCCAGGTCGAGGTGCGAAGGTTCTTCACCACTGGCTTCATCGCCGCAGTCGTCGGGATGTGGATCGTGTACAGCCCGCCGCTGCGAGTGTTGGCCAGAAGCGTGTCGTACGTCGGCGTCTGACTGATCAGGGTGAACGTCTTCACCGACGCGAAACCCGGGGCGACGCCGGTGCTGTGCCAGACGCCCTTGCCATCGATCGTCCAGCGATAAAGGTTGCCGTCGCCCCGCAACCCGTACTCCGTAGTCCGGGCGTGCCCGCGGCTGTCGTCGAACCGAGAGGTCTCGATGGCGGTGAACGCGCCCCAGCCGCCGCCGACCTTGGTGGTCTTGAAGCTGCCCGGCTCGACGTCGAAGGTCTCGTTGAGGACGAACCAGCTCACCGAGTACATCGCGTCGCCGAGCACCATCCAGCCGGACCGCGACGAGCCCTCCAGATAGTCGGCGTCGTAGGCCGCCGAGCCGGGGAGTCGCACCTGCCCCGGGCCGAACAGCTCAGGCGTCTCCGTCCGGTCGACCGTCGACGAGGGCGGCGTGGTCGCGAAGAAGTCCTGCACCTTGACCGAGCCGTTCGCCGTCAGCGCGCCGGCCAAGGTGCCGCATTGCTGCGCGGTCACATTCGGTGGAGCGGCCGGATTGGGTGAAGTCGCCGTGGCGTGCGCGACGCCGGTGGCCGGAAGGGCGAGAAGCACGGCTGCGAGAAGAGAACGTGTCCTCATCTGTGATCACTCTCCACTGAACTGATCGAGGTCCGGGATGTAGCCCCAGCGGAAGTATGTCGTCGGGTTGAAGGAGCCCGGCAACTTGCCGCGGTTCTGGATCGCCGTGGCAGTGCCATTGGCATGACCGACGGCGTAGAGGTAGGCCACTTCGCTGTCCCGGTTGATGCCGACCAGCAGGACGCCTTTGCCGCAGCCCTGTGCGATGAGCGTGTCGAAGCCTTGCCAGGTCGACTTCCGGACCACTTTCACGACCGGCTTCATCGGCAGCTTCGTCGGGATGTGGATCGTGTAGAGCGCGCCGCCGCGGGTGTTCGCGAGGAAGGTGTCGTACGTGCGGGTCTTGCTGATCAGCGCCATCGCCTTGACGGCCGAGAAACCGGCCGCCGTCCCGGCGGTGTGCCAAGCGCCCTTCGCGTCTACGGTCCAGCGGAAGAGCGTGCCGTCGTTGCGCAGCGCGTACTCGTTGGTGCGATCGAAGGAGGCGTCGACGTACTGCGATTCCTCGAATGTGTGGAACATCCCCCAGCCGCCGCCGATTCTCCGGTAGATCGGCCGACCGACGAGTTGCTGGTTCTGGTCGGTGTTGTACTGGCTCCGGTACATCCCGTCGCCAACGGCCACCCAGCCGTCGGCATGACCGCCGCTTGCCGCGCCCGGCTCGTACTGGAACCGGCTGCTCATCCACGGGCCGCCCTGCGTGTACACGTGCTCGGTGGTCCAGGTGGGCGTGATCGACGGCGGGACCGTTGCCCTGATCTCCTGGCGGATGTGCTCACCGAGCGCACCGCCCGACCCCAGGCTCAAGCTACAAGCGGCCGCGGGAGTGGCCGACCCCTCCGTGGCCGCTCCCGCCGCGCTCGTCACCCCCAGGCCGGCCATCAGCAGTGTCAGCCCCAGGACAGCGGAGGCGCCCCGAAGTCGCCTCTGCTCAACATTCACCATGGTCGCTCCCCTTGCTTGAACCGGTCTAGACCTGGACTCGTAGTCAACCTTGTACAGGGAGCTAGATGCAGGCGGCACGGCGAAAGTTGCGGCCGGAAATTGTCGGTGGCGTGGGTAAGACTGGACGCATGTTGCTCGCAGATGTGGTCGCCACCTCGACCTCGCTGAGTCAGACCAGGTCGCGCCGGGCGAAGGCGGACCTGATCGCGACCCTGCTCTCCACCGCGACCGAGGCGGTGGAGACCGAGATCGTCGTGACGTACCTGTCCGGCGAGCTGCGGCAACGGCGGACGGGCGTGGGTTGGCGGACCCTCGCTGACGCGCCGGCACCGGCCGCGGAGCCTTCGCTGACGATCGAGGAGGTCGACCAGGCCTTCGCCGAGCTGTCCGAGTTCGCCGGCGCGGGGTCGCAGGCGAGGCGGCGGGAGGCGGTCGATGCGCTGTTCGGGCGGGCGACCGAGGACGAGCAGCGATTCCTGCGGCTGCTGGTCAGTGGCGAGCTGCGACAAGGCGCGCTCGACGGGGTGATGGCCGATGCCGTCGGCAAGGCGACCGGGATCCCGCTGGAGAAGATCCGGGCGGCGACGATGTTGCGCGGGGCGGCGGCGCCGGTGGCGGTCGCGGTGCTGACCGAGGGTGAGGCGGGGCTCGACCAGTTCGGGCTCGAGGTCGGGCGCGGGGTGCAACCGATGCTCGCGCAGTCGGCGACGAGTATCGCCGAGGCGCTCGCCAAGACGGGGTCGCCGGCGGCGATCGAGTGGAAGCTGGACGGGATCCGGATCCAGGTGCACCGCGACGGATCGGACGTGGT
This region includes:
- a CDS encoding S9 family peptidase, translating into MSELKPPVAARKPIERTHHGDVFVDDYEWLRDKTNDEVLDYLRAENSYTEARTEHLESLREAIFSEISDRTLQTDLSVPARSGGFWYYARTIEGKQYALSCRVKAAGDEPPATDGEIPGEEVLLDGNELAGDSEFFSLGTVDVSPDGRLLAYSVDLTGDERFTMRIKDLDSGELLPDELPGVHYGSAWSTDGSTIFYTKVDDAWRPHQVWRHTLGASEDVLVMEEPDERFWVGVDLTRNEQAIMISLGSKLTSEAWLLDASDPTGDPVVVVPRREGVEYDVEHAGDQLLIVHNADASNFSLATAPLDSPGTWTTLIEGDESSRLLGVDAFADHVILYRRRDALTELAIMRREGGSFGAPEALTFDEPIYTVSPGRNDEWQDTRYRFGYTSLVTPGTTYDVDVATGERRTLKQQPVLGGVDLSAYTQYREWATAPDGTRVPVSMVARKDVAKDGNAPIVLYGYGSYESSMDPWFSIPRLSLLDRGVVFAIAHVRGGGELGRHWYDDGKMLTKRNTFTDFIAAAEHLVKEGWTRPERIVAQGGSAGGLLMGAVANLAPQAFGGIVAEVPFVDALTTILDPSLPLTVIEWEEWGNPLEDPEVYKYMKSYAPYENVTAQQYPRILAITSLNDTRVFFVEPAKWVAKLRATASGKVDVLLKTEMDAGHGGRSGRYDAWREVAFTLAWELDTLGLA
- a CDS encoding sigma-70 family RNA polymerase sigma factor, with the protein product MARMARVRSTDDGIDGKDSVGLYLEEIARTPLLTAEEEVELAETVEAGLLAEQLLAEGRVGRKKGGAPKFATEEELEWLAEEGQRAQQRFVTANLRLVVSIARRYGRSQMPLLDLVQEGNTGLIRAVEKFDYRKGFKFSTYATWWVRQAITRGIAQQARVVRLPVHVVEQLNQIGSARRTLERKLGREPEIAEIAEELDLDPERVTDLIRIGRDHISLDNPIDDEGETSLGDLIAAETAPGPDQLVADASDRSGLFSLVDQLDPRSADVIRRRYGLHDGRQAKLADIGAVHGISAERVRQIEREALGRLRLLADPTLAA
- a CDS encoding HAD family hydrolase, whose protein sequence is MTNVKTEPIEAVLFDWGGTLATWHDIDLYDVWRSVAALIDEARADDLATRLLEAENSIWRRSRDEHLSSTLEEVCLLADVAMTPVALAEYDRRWHPHTELAPDAIDTLRGLRDRGLKLGVLSNTIWSRQRHEDIFARDGVLELLDGAVYTSEIPYSKPHPEAFKAALQAVEVAEPARALYVGDRLFDDVWGAQNVGMRAAHIPHSAIPTEQIGHTEGVPDATIQNLADLLPLIDTWNAR
- a CDS encoding CPBP family glutamic-type intramembrane protease → MDPHQDPPPADTPSADTPPANADQDPAATPQPPAERPPQDTTGWQAPGQPHQNPTTWQAPGQPPVQPGGWQPPAGWSPQQPPPYGAPPQQPPPPQYPGAPQHPGQQPPYPQYPGQQPQYGPAPGSSPYPGASPYAPAPGYPQPGAPAPYGQGAYQQYPPQPYSQYQFGVKEPRIVPAAAGTPFHRLARTPLHRWWRPVLGTIVLGLLAIFTTILIIGVWDLISPSPSAGDSADSFFENPTEDIAINLVLLGVLTPLVLLIARWIQRRPAFSVASVLTKIRWRWLALCCLPGLGYLVLNIILGNAFDALFPNVDTGPDTTDDGSWVGWGRFVVPALVILFLVPFQSAAEEFVFRGWLVQAVGAYGPDNTDGKPFVRNLKRLFRSPWPALVVSSVAFVFGHGYTGWAMADIFLFAMTVGWLTIRTGGLETGIALHTVNNLIAFMIPAALGQLSDWSEQGGAPWSVFVLDLPCIAFYAAGVLWLAKRNNIARVSAEKTS
- a CDS encoding MFS transporter, with amino-acid sequence MGVVGVRVRVGYALGSVATGSFGTVPGLLLLPYLTDTLGIAAAAAGAIVLLPKALDVVLNPVAGRISDRHQSPQGPRRPFLLRGGLSLAACFALLFAVPDLDSKVFDAAWVLLAFVGCATAYAFFQVPYIAMPAEITDDYTERTRMMSWRVAVLTIAILISGGSAPAIRDAIGGRDGYRVMGLTVALLLAIGTFGAYYGTRGAPIGTTRETTGTLREQLRVVAQAADFRWLLTTLVLQALAIGSMLAGIDYLARYVLRNPGAATIGFVCVVGPALLVSPLWLAIGNKYGKKTGFLLASAVLGLGAIAVIPAQHVPTWCVYLATAIVGVGFTGVQVFPLAMLPDVTAVDAARSGIRRAGVFTGIWTAGETLGLALGPGLYALVLAAGGYVSSTNRDAVQPGSALTAIVLGMSVVPALLIAVSFFALRRYKLTAEEVLEAR
- a CDS encoding pyridoxal phosphate-dependent decarboxylase family protein, which translates into the protein MTDVLARLRALQQGDLPTHGGSTLAYVYDSGLAEADEIGRQALALYGATNGLDPTVFPSLRTLENDLVAWAARLLQGDEAVGTVTSGGTESILLAVQTARDAAPGIAQPTMVLPSTAHAAFHKAAHYFGVRAITVDVDAATYKADPDAMAAACDDTTVLVVASAPSYAHGVVDPIPEIASVASARGIRFHVDACIGGWVLPYLRADGVEVAPFDFVVPGVTSISVDLHKYAYTPKGASILLHRTPGLRRPQYFAHADWPGYTMLNSTTQSTKSGAPLAAAWAVVQHIGDDGYQRLARTSYDATLRLASEAGAIDGLTVLAQPATTLVALTSDERADVFTIADEMTARGWFVQPQLSFRDQPASLHLSMSAATAPRLDELLAALKQSVDAARQAGPVQVAPELAEAARALDPALLDDAAFDGLLEIAGLGTGETLPERMAPVNALLDVAPPRLREALLIAFLDRLMRPS
- a CDS encoding Dyp-type peroxidase; the protein is MVTDPTPGPTASTRALPQSVLTPLTGSAIFLVVRIEAGGEEQARDLLERVTGLTRAVGFRVPAGNLSCVTSIGSDAWDRLFGGPRPAKLHPFIELEGAKHRAVSTPGDLLFHIRAAQLDMCFELAQQIMKELDGAATVVDEVHGFKYFEMRDLLGFVDGTENPTGTEADEAVLVSDGDPDFAGGSYVIVQKYLHDMKAWNALTVEQQELVIGRTKLEDIELHDDKKPTNSHIALNVIEDEDGNEQQILRDNMPFGTIGSQEFGTYFIGYAKDPGVTELMLRRMFLGEPEGNYDRILDFSTAVTGTLFFTPTADFLDDLPPAP